The Eubacteriaceae bacterium Marseille-Q4139 genome has a window encoding:
- a CDS encoding 5'-methylthioadenosine/adenosylhomocysteine nucleosidase → MLGIIGAMENEIEQLCGMMPEVTVKTVAGMKFREGKIKGKDVVVVRSGVGKVNAAVCSQILVDHYHVEGILNTGIAGSLNEEINIGDIVLSVDAVQHDVDALSFGYELGQIPQMDTKAFKADERLLQIGLECCQQANPDIRTFSGRIVSGDQFIGGGEKKKWLRETFQGDCTEMEGAAIAQAAYLNQVPFLIVRAISDKADDSVAVDYKTFEAAAIRHAVRLVEAMLEKL, encoded by the coding sequence ATGCTGGGTATTATTGGTGCAATGGAGAACGAGATTGAGCAGCTCTGCGGCATGATGCCGGAGGTGACCGTGAAGACTGTGGCCGGGATGAAGTTCCGTGAGGGGAAGATTAAGGGAAAAGATGTTGTCGTTGTGCGCTCTGGAGTTGGAAAAGTCAATGCAGCAGTGTGCAGTCAGATTCTTGTGGATCATTATCATGTAGAGGGAATTCTGAATACGGGTATTGCAGGATCCCTGAACGAGGAAATCAACATTGGCGATATTGTGCTGTCCGTGGACGCAGTCCAGCATGATGTGGATGCACTGTCTTTTGGATATGAGCTGGGTCAGATTCCGCAGATGGACACGAAAGCGTTCAAGGCAGATGAGCGGCTTCTTCAGATCGGTCTGGAATGCTGCCAGCAGGCAAATCCGGATATCCGGACGTTTTCCGGCCGGATCGTGAGCGGCGATCAGTTTATCGGCGGCGGGGAAAAGAAAAAATGGCTGCGGGAGACGTTTCAGGGGGACTGCACGGAAATGGAGGGGGCAGCCATCGCACAGGCTGCGTATTTAAATCAGGTTCCTTTCCTGATCGTCCGGGCGATCTCTGATAAGGCTGACGACAGTGTTGCCGTAGATTATAAGACTTTTGAAGCTGCCGCTATCAGACATGCGGTTCGGCTTGTTGAAGCAATGCTGGAGAAGCTGTAA
- a CDS encoding sugar ABC transporter permease — translation MNHNNGKAWLYLLPALLFLAVFMVYPLIDVFVYSAEEGYNFASQTYFSLGFYNYSYVLHDPYFLQALKNTFILVIITVPVSTGLALLISVGLNSIRPLRELFQTIYFLPYVTNTLAVGLVFMILFQKTEYTDGLVNLMIHWFGGESVDFIDGPYWAKMFVLCFYTVWVVLPFKILILTSALASVNPDYYKAARVDGTSRARTFFKITLPMISPMIFYLVITGFIGAFKAYSDAVALFGTDLNAAGMNTIVGYVYDMLYGDSGGFPSYASAAAVLLFWIVLTITCINLMISKKTRA, via the coding sequence ATGAATCATAATAATGGGAAGGCGTGGCTCTATCTTCTGCCGGCGCTTCTTTTTCTGGCGGTTTTCATGGTGTACCCGCTCATTGACGTGTTTGTCTATTCGGCTGAGGAGGGCTACAATTTTGCCTCCCAGACGTATTTTAGCCTGGGCTTTTACAACTACTCTTATGTGCTTCATGACCCGTATTTCCTTCAGGCCTTAAAAAACACCTTTATCCTCGTGATTATCACGGTGCCGGTCTCCACAGGGCTTGCGCTTTTGATTTCCGTGGGGTTAAATTCCATCCGCCCGCTCAGGGAACTGTTCCAGACCATCTATTTTCTGCCCTATGTGACGAATACGCTGGCAGTCGGGCTGGTGTTCATGATTTTGTTTCAGAAGACGGAGTACACCGACGGCCTGGTGAATCTGATGATTCACTGGTTCGGCGGCGAATCCGTGGATTTTATCGACGGGCCTTACTGGGCGAAAATGTTTGTCCTTTGTTTTTATACGGTGTGGGTGGTTCTGCCCTTTAAGATTTTGATTCTCACAAGCGCGCTGGCGTCGGTGAATCCCGACTATTACAAGGCGGCGCGGGTGGACGGGACATCGCGGGCGCGGACGTTTTTTAAGATCACTCTGCCCATGATTTCGCCCATGATTTTTTACCTGGTTATCACCGGCTTCATCGGCGCCTTTAAGGCATACAGCGACGCTGTGGCCCTGTTCGGAACAGATCTCAATGCGGCCGGCATGAACACGATTGTGGGATACGTCTATGACATGCTGTACGGGGACAGCGGCGGCTTTCCGTCCTATGCGTCGGCGGCTGCGGTTCTCCTGTTCTGGATTGTGCTGACGATCACCTGCATCAACCTGATGATAAGCAAGAAAACACGTGCATGA
- a CDS encoding IS1182 family transposase has protein sequence MTSKLKYHKNYTEFGEPYQLVLPLNLEGLVPDDDSVRLLSHELEDLDYSLLYQAYSAKGRNPAVDPKTMFKILTYAYSQNIYSSRKIETACRRDINFMWLLAGQKAPDHSTIARFRTGFLADACENLFYQMVCRLEASGELSKETVFIDGTKLEACANKYTFVWKKSVGKWEAKMYERIQEAVCLLNQDYICGFHVGEESRTQDLQEICRFLEERCRLDGTILVHGRGKRKSRNQKYLELFRRFLERQTIYDWHTASFQGRNNYCKTDPDATFMHMKDDHMRNAQLKPGYNVQIAVDSEYIVAAGIFQDRNDVWTLVPFLKNMEVNLGFRYPSVTADSGYESEEAYEYLKSQGQIPYIKPQTYEKWKKRSFKKDISKRENMAYKEETDTYTCHAGKTLREVFKKKQKSKSGYPSEVTVYECEDCGGCPYKKKCTRAKGNKRLYLSKNFLKKRRESYENIISEKGIQYRTNRSIQVEGAFGVLKNDYEFQRFLLRGKTKVKLEILLLCLGYNLNKLHAKIQNGRTGSHLFEVKTA, from the coding sequence ATGACCAGTAAATTAAAATACCATAAAAATTATACCGAATTCGGTGAGCCTTATCAACTGGTTTTGCCATTAAATTTGGAAGGTTTGGTTCCTGATGATGATTCTGTTCGACTGCTGAGCCACGAATTGGAGGATTTAGATTACAGCTTGCTGTATCAGGCTTACTCTGCCAAAGGCAGAAATCCGGCAGTGGACCCAAAGACCATGTTCAAGATCCTGACTTATGCCTATTCCCAGAACATCTATTCATCCAGAAAAATTGAAACCGCATGCAGACGCGACATCAACTTTATGTGGCTGCTTGCCGGACAAAAAGCACCGGATCACAGCACCATTGCCCGTTTCCGAACCGGTTTTCTGGCAGATGCCTGTGAAAATCTGTTCTACCAGATGGTCTGCCGCCTGGAAGCAAGCGGAGAATTATCAAAAGAAACCGTATTTATTGATGGGACAAAACTGGAAGCCTGTGCCAATAAATATACCTTCGTCTGGAAGAAATCGGTGGGGAAATGGGAAGCAAAGATGTACGAACGGATTCAGGAGGCAGTCTGTCTTCTGAACCAGGATTATATCTGCGGGTTCCATGTGGGAGAGGAAAGCCGTACCCAGGATCTTCAGGAAATCTGCCGGTTTCTGGAAGAACGATGCCGTCTGGATGGGACGATTTTGGTACATGGAAGAGGAAAACGCAAAAGCCGGAATCAAAAATATCTGGAACTGTTCCGCCGGTTTCTGGAACGCCAGACGATCTATGACTGGCATACAGCTAGTTTCCAGGGCCGGAATAACTACTGCAAGACGGATCCGGATGCCACTTTTATGCACATGAAGGATGATCATATGAGGAATGCCCAGCTGAAACCTGGATATAACGTCCAGATCGCAGTGGACAGCGAATACATTGTGGCAGCTGGGATTTTTCAGGATCGGAATGATGTATGGACACTGGTGCCGTTTCTGAAAAACATGGAAGTGAACCTGGGATTTCGATATCCCAGTGTGACTGCGGATTCGGGGTATGAAAGCGAAGAGGCTTATGAATATCTGAAAAGCCAGGGTCAGATCCCTTACATCAAACCGCAGACCTACGAAAAATGGAAAAAGAGAAGTTTTAAGAAAGACATCAGCAAACGGGAAAATATGGCGTATAAGGAAGAGACAGACACCTACACCTGCCATGCAGGAAAAACACTGAGAGAAGTGTTTAAAAAGAAGCAGAAAAGCAAAAGCGGCTATCCGTCCGAGGTAACAGTATATGAATGTGAGGATTGCGGCGGATGTCCGTATAAGAAAAAATGTACGAGGGCAAAGGGAAATAAGAGGCTGTATCTTTCCAAAAACTTTTTGAAAAAGCGTCGGGAATCTTATGAGAACATCATAAGCGAAAAAGGGATCCAGTATCGGACAAACCGTTCGATTCAAGTAGAAGGAGCCTTTGGGGTGTTGAAAAACGATTATGAATTCCAGAGATTTCTGCTGAGAGGGAAAACGAAGGTAAAACTGGAGATCCTTCTGCTGTGCCTGGGGTATAATCTGAATAAATTGCATGCTAAGATCCAAAATGGCCGGACAGGAAGCCATCTGTTTGAAGTAAAAACTGCATAG
- a CDS encoding virulence RhuM family protein codes for MAENKNTKLQIRNSTVDFLVFTKDAHEDGIEVRVQDHDVWLTQKAIGQLFDVDRSVVTKHLKNIYESGELSEESTCANFAQVADNGKTYQYKFYSLSAIIAVGYRVNSGRATQFRQWATKVLDTFTKQGYVLDKSRLINGQIFDEDYFDHLISEIQEIRASERRFYQKITDIYATAVDYSFDSQITKDFFATVQNKMHYAVHRNTAAEVIVARADHTKKHMGLTSWRNAPDGKIVKADVSIAKNYLSKGEIQELNEIVTMYLDYATRQARRHIPMTMADWASKLDAFLQFNDAEVLQNKGKVTAAIAKTFAESEFEQYRVIQDRLYQSDFDRLVAGTEEKND; via the coding sequence ATGGCTGAAAACAAGAATACAAAGTTGCAGATCCGAAACAGCACGGTGGATTTTCTTGTCTTTACAAAGGATGCCCACGAGGATGGTATTGAAGTTCGTGTTCAGGATCATGATGTATGGCTGACACAAAAAGCGATTGGACAGCTTTTCGATGTAGACAGAAGCGTTGTCACAAAACATTTGAAAAACATCTATGAAAGCGGCGAATTGTCCGAGGAATCAACTTGTGCAAATTTTGCACAAGTTGCGGATAACGGAAAAACCTATCAATATAAGTTTTATTCGCTATCTGCCATAATTGCCGTTGGCTACCGTGTAAACTCCGGCAGGGCAACACAATTCAGGCAATGGGCAACAAAAGTGCTGGATACCTTTACGAAGCAAGGGTATGTTTTAGATAAGAGCAGATTGATTAACGGTCAAATCTTCGATGAGGATTATTTTGATCACTTAATTTCTGAGATACAAGAGATTCGAGCCAGTGAGCGCCGTTTCTATCAAAAGATTACAGACATCTATGCTACTGCCGTCGATTATTCCTTTGATAGCCAAATCACGAAAGATTTCTTTGCGACAGTACAGAATAAGATGCACTATGCCGTTCACAGAAATACCGCAGCGGAAGTCATTGTAGCAAGAGCAGACCACACAAAAAAACATATGGGATTAACCTCATGGCGCAACGCTCCTGATGGAAAAATCGTAAAAGCAGATGTGTCGATTGCAAAAAATTACTTATCCAAGGGTGAAATACAGGAGCTTAACGAAATCGTTACGATGTATTTGGACTACGCTACAAGACAGGCACGTCGGCATATTCCCATGACGATGGCAGATTGGGCTTCCAAACTGGATGCATTCCTGCAATTCAACGATGCGGAAGTCTTACAAAACAAAGGTAAAGTTACAGCCGCAATCGCAAAAACCTTTGCAGAAAGTGAATTTGAGCAGTACCGTGTCATTCAAGATCGTCTGTATCAAAGTGATTTTGACCGTCTTGTTGCCGGCACAGAAGAAAAAAACGACTAA
- a CDS encoding type II toxin-antitoxin system RelB/DinJ family antitoxin, translated as MAGNTTNISIRMDADLKAQADALFAELGMNLSTAFNIFVRQSLREGGIPFEVKLEQPNKETLAAMLEAERIAKDSSVKGYNDLDELFADLKR; from the coding sequence ATGGCTGGAAATACCACAAACATCAGTATCCGCATGGACGCGGATTTGAAAGCACAGGCCGATGCCCTGTTTGCGGAACTCGGCATGAATTTGTCTACGGCGTTCAACATCTTTGTGCGCCAGTCCCTTCGTGAAGGCGGTATTCCCTTTGAAGTGAAACTGGAACAGCCCAACAAAGAAACGCTTGCTGCCATGCTGGAAGCGGAAAGGATTGCAAAAGACTCGTCCGTAAAGGGTTACAATGACCTAGACGAGTTGTTTGCTGACCTGAAAAGATGA
- the ytvI gene encoding sporulation integral membrane protein YtvI — protein MKIEKRLRFIINVAYFAILAAAAFLLLRYGLPALMPFVLAFLLAYCLKRPIRFLAEKLRLGRRAAALLTVLLFYGTIGLFLAFLSVRAISGVSQFIVNLPGLYAEYAEPVLTSFFESAEEFFLYQDPELLNQLNAVWEQFLNSLGQQVTGLSVEVMGVLSGMASSLPAFFIRLVLMIIASFFIAMDYDALTGFCMDQMSGRTKKIFLQIKEYVVGTLFVCIRSYALIMSITFVELAVGLTLIGVEYSVAIALFIAVFDILPVLGTGGIMIPWVILEAFRGDLALAVRLLIVYVAITVIRNILEPKIVGSQIGLHPVVTLASMFLGAQLFGVIGLFGFPIGLSLLRHLNDTGTVQLFKKPGEGKTGTKIKEQNESLS, from the coding sequence TTGAAAATAGAAAAACGATTGAGATTTATTATCAATGTGGCATACTTTGCCATACTGGCGGCTGCGGCATTCCTTTTGCTGCGGTACGGCCTTCCGGCGCTGATGCCGTTTGTGCTGGCCTTTCTTTTGGCCTACTGCCTGAAGCGGCCAATCCGGTTCCTGGCGGAAAAGCTCAGGCTCGGCCGCCGGGCAGCGGCGCTTCTGACGGTGCTTTTGTTTTACGGAACCATCGGGCTGTTTCTGGCATTTTTATCGGTGCGGGCCATTTCGGGCGTGAGCCAGTTTATCGTGAACCTGCCGGGACTTTATGCGGAGTACGCAGAGCCGGTTCTGACATCCTTTTTTGAGAGCGCAGAGGAATTCTTCCTGTACCAGGATCCGGAGCTTTTAAATCAGCTGAATGCGGTTTGGGAGCAGTTTTTGAATTCCCTTGGACAGCAGGTAACGGGACTTTCAGTGGAGGTCATGGGAGTTCTGTCTGGCATGGCGTCCTCCCTGCCGGCGTTCTTTATCCGGCTGGTGTTAATGATTATCGCAAGCTTCTTTATCGCCATGGACTATGATGCGCTGACCGGCTTCTGTATGGATCAGATGAGCGGGAGGACGAAGAAGATTTTTCTCCAGATAAAAGAGTATGTGGTGGGGACGCTGTTTGTGTGCATCCGGTCGTATGCCTTAATCATGTCCATCACCTTCGTGGAGCTGGCGGTGGGGCTTACGCTTATCGGCGTCGAGTATTCGGTTGCGATTGCTCTGTTTATCGCCGTGTTTGACATTCTGCCGGTACTCGGGACGGGCGGCATCATGATTCCGTGGGTGATCCTGGAGGCGTTCCGCGGAGATCTCGCCCTTGCGGTTCGGCTGCTGATCGTCTATGTGGCAATTACGGTAATCCGGAATATTCTGGAGCCTAAAATTGTTGGAAGCCAGATCGGCCTGCATCCGGTGGTGACGCTTGCCAGCATGTTCCTTGGGGCACAGCTTTTCGGCGTCATCGGCCTGTTTGGATTTCCCATCGGCCTTTCGCTCCTGCGCCACCTGAATGACACAGGGACGGTGCAGCTTTTTAAGAAGCCGGGGGAAGGGAAAACCGGTACAAAAATAAAAGAACAAAATGAGTCATTGAGTTAA
- a CDS encoding TIGR03905 family TSCPD domain-containing protein: MVYQTHGVCSREITFDVVDHKCVNVRFKGGCSGNTQGVARLAEGMDIDEVLQRVEGIKCGARPTSCPDQLARAIRQYKEENGLA; this comes from the coding sequence ATGGTGTACCAGACACACGGAGTTTGTTCCCGTGAAATTACATTCGACGTTGTAGATCATAAATGCGTAAATGTTCGCTTTAAAGGCGGATGTTCCGGAAATACTCAGGGAGTTGCCAGACTTGCAGAAGGCATGGACATTGACGAGGTTCTCCAGAGAGTGGAAGGAATTAAATGCGGCGCACGCCCCACATCATGTCCCGACCAGCTTGCACGCGCTATCAGACAGTATAAAGAAGAAAACGGTCTGGCCTAA
- a CDS encoding glucose-6-phosphate isomerase → MSKELIFDYSKASDFIREEEIVNMKGTVLEAKKVLTEKTGAGNDFLGWIDLPVDYDKEEFSRIKKAAAKIQEDSDVLLVIGIGGSYLGARAAIEFLSHSFYNMLPKSRRKTPEIYFVGNSISSKYMRDLQDVLEGKDFSINIISKSGTTTEPAIAFRVFKEMLISKYGREEANKRIYATTDKAKGALKNLATEEGYESFVVPDDVGGRFSVLTAVGLLPIAVSGADIDGLMEGAAHARTIALEAEYEENPALLYAAVRNILLRKGKQVEIVANYEPSLHYVSEWWKQLYGESEGKDQRGIFPAAVDLTTDLHSMGQFIQDGARIMFETVLNVEESPAEIVLQEEEVDTDGMNYLAGRNVDFVNKSAMNGTILAHTDGNVPNLMVKIPAQDAFSLGQLFYFFEFACGISGYILGVNPFNQPGVESYKKNMFALLGKPGYEEAREALLKRL, encoded by the coding sequence ATGAGCAAAGAATTGATTTTTGATTATTCAAAGGCATCTGATTTTATCCGGGAAGAAGAAATTGTCAATATGAAAGGCACGGTTCTGGAGGCCAAAAAAGTTCTGACAGAAAAAACAGGTGCAGGAAATGATTTCCTTGGCTGGATTGATCTGCCGGTTGATTATGACAAGGAAGAGTTCAGCAGAATCAAAAAGGCGGCGGCAAAGATACAGGAAGATTCCGATGTGCTGCTGGTAATCGGAATCGGCGGTTCTTATTTGGGAGCCAGAGCAGCAATCGAGTTCTTGTCTCACAGCTTTTATAATATGCTGCCTAAGAGCAGAAGAAAAACTCCGGAAATCTATTTTGTCGGCAACAGCATCAGCAGCAAATATATGCGTGATCTTCAGGATGTGCTGGAGGGCAAAGATTTCTCCATCAACATCATTTCAAAATCCGGCACAACGACGGAGCCGGCCATCGCCTTCCGTGTATTTAAGGAAATGCTGATTTCCAAATATGGGAGAGAAGAGGCGAATAAGAGAATCTATGCGACGACGGATAAAGCAAAGGGGGCCCTTAAGAATCTGGCAACGGAAGAAGGGTATGAGTCCTTTGTCGTACCGGATGACGTGGGCGGCCGTTTCTCTGTTCTGACGGCCGTGGGACTTCTGCCGATTGCAGTCAGCGGAGCTGACATTGACGGCTTGATGGAAGGCGCAGCCCACGCGAGAACGATTGCATTGGAAGCAGAATATGAAGAGAATCCGGCCCTTTTGTATGCGGCAGTCCGCAATATCCTGCTTAGAAAAGGAAAGCAGGTTGAAATCGTAGCAAATTATGAGCCGAGCCTTCATTATGTTTCTGAATGGTGGAAACAGCTTTATGGGGAAAGTGAAGGAAAAGACCAGCGCGGAATTTTCCCGGCAGCCGTAGACCTGACAACAGATCTGCACTCCATGGGCCAGTTTATCCAGGATGGTGCGCGTATCATGTTTGAGACAGTTCTCAATGTAGAAGAATCTCCGGCAGAAATTGTATTGCAGGAAGAGGAAGTGGATACGGACGGAATGAACTATCTGGCTGGCAGGAATGTGGATTTCGTGAACAAGAGTGCCATGAACGGCACCATTCTGGCACACACGGACGGCAACGTGCCGAACCTGATGGTGAAGATCCCGGCACAGGATGCATTCAGCCTGGGGCAGCTTTTCTATTTCTTTGAATTTGCATGCGGAATCAGCGGCTATATTTTAGGCGTGAATCCGTTTAATCAGCCTGGCGTAGAGAGCTATAAGAAAAATATGTTTGCTCTGCTTGGAAAGCCAGGCTATGAAGAAGCGCGGGAAGCGTTGTTAAAGAGGCTGTAA
- a CDS encoding ABC transporter ATP-binding protein, with amino-acid sequence MKIVLENLTKKFPNRGRRAQGEVTAVDHVSFEIPDGLLIGLLGPSGCGKSTALNMICGLETPTEGKIYFGEEDVTALPPENRGVGMVFQNYALYPHLTVRQNILFPLENLKGKDKLTKEEMRKKADEAARLVQIDGLMDRKPGELSGGQQQRVAIARALVKMPRVLLLDEPLSNLDARLRLQTREEIRKIQRATGITTVFVTHDQEEAMSISDRIVVMKEGVVQQTGKPQEVYDSPANLFVAKFLGTPPINVFGGKVKDGMLYLGEDAVLDASGVADQEVTVGIRPEGFVPDEDGPMHCGLSRVEVMGRDVSIVAVHPALESESGILRAIISAEAMTEPGASSVRFSLKPNKVFLFDRAAGERIFFGDGQAKEGVEHES; translated from the coding sequence ATGAAGATTGTACTTGAAAATCTGACGAAAAAATTTCCGAACCGCGGGCGCCGGGCCCAGGGCGAGGTGACTGCGGTGGATCATGTTTCTTTTGAAATCCCGGATGGGCTTTTAATCGGGCTTTTAGGGCCGTCCGGCTGCGGAAAGAGCACAGCCCTCAACATGATTTGCGGGCTGGAAACGCCCACCGAGGGGAAAATCTATTTTGGCGAGGAAGATGTGACGGCGCTGCCGCCGGAAAACCGCGGCGTGGGCATGGTGTTCCAGAATTATGCCCTCTACCCCCACCTGACTGTCCGGCAGAACATCCTGTTCCCCCTTGAGAATTTGAAGGGAAAGGATAAACTCACGAAAGAAGAAATGAGAAAAAAGGCCGATGAAGCCGCCAGGCTGGTGCAGATCGACGGGCTCATGGACAGGAAGCCGGGAGAGCTTTCCGGCGGCCAGCAGCAGCGGGTTGCCATCGCGCGGGCGCTTGTGAAAATGCCGCGGGTGCTTTTGCTGGACGAGCCGCTTTCCAACCTGGACGCGAGGCTCAGGCTCCAGACACGGGAGGAAATCCGGAAAATCCAGCGGGCTACCGGCATCACCACGGTTTTTGTGACCCACGACCAGGAGGAGGCCATGAGTATTTCTGATCGGATCGTCGTCATGAAGGAGGGCGTGGTGCAGCAGACGGGAAAGCCCCAGGAGGTCTATGACAGTCCGGCCAACCTTTTTGTGGCAAAGTTTCTGGGGACGCCGCCCATCAACGTGTTCGGCGGGAAGGTGAAAGACGGCATGCTGTACCTGGGCGAAGACGCGGTGCTTGATGCGTCAGGCGTGGCGGATCAGGAAGTGACTGTGGGCATCCGCCCGGAGGGCTTTGTCCCAGACGAAGACGGGCCCATGCACTGCGGCTTAAGCCGTGTGGAGGTCATGGGACGCGACGTGAGCATCGTTGCCGTCCATCCGGCTCTCGAGTCAGAAAGCGGCATTCTGCGCGCCATCATAAGCGCAGAGGCGATGACGGAGCCCGGCGCTTCTTCCGTGCGGTTTTCGCTAAAGCCAAATAAAGTTTTCCTGTTTGACCGGGCCGCTGGTGAACGGATTTTTTTCGGTGACGGACAGGCGAAAGAGGGAGTGGAACATGAATCATAA
- a CDS encoding HlyC/CorC family transporter: MLLLQAALIACNAIFACAEIAVISLSDSRLAKLASEGDKRAVRLSRLTEQPARFLATIQVAITLSGFLGSAFAAENFSDELVALIQSFGVRIPAATLDAIAVVLITLVLSYVTLIFGELVPKRVAMQKAEALALGMSGLISLIAKLFAPIVWLLTNSTNAILRLLGIDPNADEEDVSEESIRMMVDAGSEKGAIDSEEKEFIQNVFEFDDLTASDIATHRTDVEFLWMDETMEEWKETIYKSRHSLFPICEETADKVVGILNAKDYFRIEDKSRENVMKKAVKPAYFVPDSVKADVLFRNMKRNRSSFAVVLDEYGGMTGIVTMNDLLEQLVGELSDDALLGPEPVAVEKLDVNTWKVHGSASLEEVSEALEMPLESDEYDTFNGLVFEALGSVPQDGTQTEVETAGLSIKVMEIREHQVVTALVSKLEKARTDSDEAETSKE, encoded by the coding sequence ATGCTTTTGCTTCAGGCAGCATTGATTGCATGTAATGCCATATTTGCGTGTGCGGAGATTGCGGTGATTTCGCTGAGTGACAGCCGGCTTGCAAAGCTGGCGTCAGAGGGTGACAAGCGGGCCGTCCGGCTTTCCAGGCTGACGGAACAGCCGGCCAGGTTCCTGGCGACAATTCAGGTTGCCATCACGCTTTCCGGTTTCCTTGGAAGTGCCTTTGCGGCAGAGAACTTCTCTGACGAGCTGGTGGCGCTCATTCAGTCCTTCGGTGTCCGGATCCCGGCCGCTACGCTGGATGCCATTGCCGTCGTGCTGATTACGCTGGTGCTTTCCTATGTCACGCTGATTTTCGGTGAGCTGGTGCCGAAACGTGTGGCCATGCAGAAGGCCGAGGCGCTGGCCCTTGGGATGTCCGGCCTCATCAGCCTGATTGCAAAGCTGTTCGCCCCGATTGTATGGCTTTTGACGAATTCTACCAACGCAATCCTGCGGCTCCTCGGCATTGACCCCAATGCAGACGAGGAGGATGTCAGCGAGGAGTCCATCCGGATGATGGTGGACGCCGGAAGTGAAAAAGGCGCCATCGACAGCGAGGAAAAGGAGTTTATCCAGAACGTGTTTGAGTTCGATGACCTGACGGCCAGCGATATTGCGACCCACCGGACGGATGTGGAGTTTTTATGGATGGATGAGACCATGGAGGAATGGAAGGAAACCATCTATAAGAGCCGCCATTCCCTTTTCCCGATCTGCGAGGAAACAGCCGATAAGGTGGTGGGCATATTAAATGCCAAGGACTACTTCCGCATAGAAGATAAGAGCAGGGAAAATGTTATGAAAAAGGCCGTGAAGCCGGCGTATTTTGTGCCGGACAGCGTGAAGGCCGACGTGCTGTTCCGGAACATGAAGAGAAACCGCAGCAGCTTTGCCGTGGTGCTGGATGAGTACGGCGGGATGACGGGCATTGTGACGATGAACGATCTTTTGGAACAGCTTGTGGGCGAGTTAAGTGACGATGCGCTTCTCGGTCCGGAGCCTGTGGCCGTGGAGAAGCTGGATGTGAATACCTGGAAGGTACATGGAAGCGCATCTTTAGAGGAAGTTTCCGAAGCACTTGAGATGCCGCTTGAGAGCGATGAATATGACACCTTTAACGGACTTGTTTTTGAGGCGCTCGGCTCTGTTCCCCAGGACGGGACGCAGACGGAAGTGGAGACAGCCGGACTTTCCATCAAGGTCATGGAAATCCGTGAGCACCAGGTTGTGACAGCGCTTGTGAGCAAGCTGGAAAAAGCCAGAACGGATTCGGACGAGGCGGAGACTTCCAAAGAATAG
- a CDS encoding type II toxin-antitoxin system YafQ family toxin, producing MRKTKYTVKYTTSFKKDYKRAIKRGLKIELLEQVVALLAMGQPLPEKNRDHDLSGDWVGHRECHILPDWLLIYRIEDDVLVLTLARTGTHSDLFDK from the coding sequence ATGAGGAAAACAAAGTACACTGTCAAGTACACGACGAGTTTTAAAAAGGACTACAAACGGGCAATCAAGCGCGGTCTGAAAATCGAATTGCTGGAACAGGTGGTGGCGTTGCTTGCAATGGGCCAACCGCTACCAGAAAAAAACCGCGATCATGATTTGTCCGGCGATTGGGTAGGCCACCGGGAATGTCACATTCTCCCAGACTGGCTACTCATCTACCGTATTGAAGATGATGTGCTGGTGCTGACACTGGCTCGCACCGGGACGCACAGCGACTTGTTCGATAAATGA